The proteins below come from a single Piscinibacter gummiphilus genomic window:
- a CDS encoding YfiR family protein → MTEPAAAAMSLALRRQPCMQFAGHGLVRLLARWSAGVALCCAAVGASAQGAAASAAPPPPPPTFDETKAGHLHRFAGFVEWPVSSFASADAPIVIGIVGAPGLHKELAQVVAGRLVQNRAMQVMELAEPKQGTAVHILMIGRGASKRAGEWVAAVKGRPVLVITDLPQGLERGAALGFIESEGRVRFEASVPAAEAAGLRLSSRLLPLAERVVK, encoded by the coding sequence ATGACCGAGCCCGCTGCTGCCGCCATGAGCCTGGCACTCCGTCGTCAACCCTGCATGCAGTTCGCCGGGCACGGGCTGGTGCGCCTGCTGGCGCGCTGGTCGGCAGGGGTCGCACTGTGCTGTGCCGCCGTGGGCGCGTCTGCGCAAGGGGCGGCCGCATCGGCGGCACCACCGCCACCGCCGCCCACCTTCGACGAGACCAAGGCGGGCCACCTGCATCGCTTCGCCGGCTTCGTCGAGTGGCCCGTGAGCAGCTTCGCGTCGGCCGATGCGCCGATCGTGATCGGCATCGTCGGTGCACCGGGCCTGCACAAGGAGCTGGCGCAGGTCGTCGCCGGCCGGCTGGTGCAGAACCGCGCGATGCAGGTCATGGAACTGGCCGAGCCGAAGCAGGGCACGGCAGTGCACATTCTGATGATCGGGCGAGGCGCCTCGAAGCGCGCGGGCGAATGGGTTGCCGCAGTCAAAGGCCGGCCCGTGCTCGTGATCACCGATCTCCCGCAGGGCCTGGAGCGCGGTGCGGCACTGGGCTTCATCGAGAGCGAAGGCCGGGTGCGTTTCGAGGCCTCGGTGCCGGCGGCCGAAGCCGCGGGCCTGCGCCTGAGTTCGCGGCTGCTGCCGCTCGCCGAGCGGGTGGTGAAATGA